A window of the Lepus europaeus isolate LE1 chromosome 5, mLepTim1.pri, whole genome shotgun sequence genome harbors these coding sequences:
- the AHDC1 gene encoding transcription factor Gibbin has translation MRVKPQGLVVTSSAVCSSPDYLREPKYYPGGPPTPRPLLPSRPPASPPDKGFSTHAFSENPRPPPRRDPSTRRPPVLAKGDDPLPPRAARPVSQARCPTPAGDSSSSHRRWDNGRVTLRPVVQLIDIMKDLTRLSQDLQHSGVHLDCGGLRLSRPPAPPPGDLQYSFFSSPSLANSIRSPEERATPHAKSERPSHPLYEPEPEPRESPPPGQGHSPGATAAAPALPPEPEPDGPDYSELADADILSELASLTCPEAQLLEAQALEPPSPEPEPQLLDPQPRFLDPQALEPLGEALELPPLQPLADPLGLPPLTLQALDTLPDSLESQLLDPQALDPLPKLLDVPGRRLEPQQPLGHCPLAEPLRLDLCSPHGPPGPEGHPKYALRRTDRPKILCRRRKAGRGRKADAGPEGRLLPLPMPTGLAAALAEPPPPPPPPPPPALPGPGPVPVPELEPESSQTPMVPSRKGKCRGVRRMVVKMAKIPVSLGRRNKTTYKVSSLSSSLSVEGKELGLRVSAEPTPLLKMKNNGRNVVVVFPPGEMPIILKRKRGRPPKNLLLGPGKPKEPAVVAAETATVAAATMAMPEVKKRRRRKQKLASPQPSYAADANDSKAEYSDVLAKLAFLNRQSQCAGRCSPPRCWTPSEPESVHQAPDTQSISHFLHRVQGFRRRGGKAGGFGGRGGGHAAKAARCSFSDFFEGIGKKKKVVAVAGAGLGAPGLTELGHPRKRGRGEVDAVTGKPKRKRRSRKNGTLFPEQVPGGPGFGEAGAEWAGDKAGGWAPHHGHPGGQAGRNCGFQGTEARVFASSGLESGASGRGSYYGTGTPSGQSELSQERQNLFTGYFRSLLDSDDSSDLLDFALSASRPESRKASGTYAGPPTSALPAQRGLATFPSRGTKASPVAVGSSGAGADPSFQPVLPSRQTFPPGRAASYGITPATSDCRAAETFPKLAPPPSAVARSPTAHPPANTYPPQYGGYGTGQSVFAPAKPFTGQDCANSKDCSFAYGSGNSLPASPSSAHSAGYAPPPTGGPCLPPSKASFFNSSEAAPFSGSAPTPLRCDSRASTVSPGGYMVPKGTTASAASAASAASSSSSSFQPSPENCRQFAGASQWPFRQGYGGLDWASEAFSQLYNPTFDCHVSEPNVILDISNYTPQKVKQQTAVSETFSESSSDSTQFSQPVGGGGGGGFRRANSEASSSEGQSSLSSLEKLMMDWNEASSAPGYNWNQSVLFQSSSKPGRGRRKKVDLFEASHLGFPTSAPAAASGYPSKRSTGPRQPRGGRGGGACSAKKERGGAAAKAKFIPKPQPVNPLFQDSPDLGLDYYSGDSSMSPLPSQSRAFGVGERDPCDFMGPYSMNPSTPSDGTFGQGFHCDSPSLGAPELDGKHFPPLAHPPTVFDAGLQKAYSPTCSPTLGFKEELRPPPTKLTACEPLKHGLQGASLGHTAAAQAHLSCRDLPLGQPHYDSPSCKGTAYWYPPGSAARSPPYEGKVGAGLLADFLGRTEAACLSAPHLASPPATPKADKEPLEMARPPGPPRGPAAAAAGYGCPLLSDLTLSPVPRDSLLPLQDSAYRYPGFMPQAHPGLGGGPKSGFLGPMAEPHPEDTFTVTSL, from the coding sequence ATGCGTGTGAAGCCCCAGGGCCTGGTGGTGACTTCCAGTGCCGTGTGCAGCTCTCCTGACTACCTCCGGGAGCCCAAGTACTACCCCggcggcccccccaccccccggcccttGCTGCCCTCCCGGCCCCCCGCCAGCCCACCCGACAAGGGCTTTTCCACCCACGCCTTCTCTGAGAACCCACGCCCACCTCCACGCCGGGACCCCAGCACCCGGCGCCCACCAGTCCTCGCCAAGGGGGACGACCCACTGCCCCCGCGGGCAGCCAGGCCCGTCTCACAGGCCCGCTGCCCCACACCGGCGGGCGACAGCAGCAGCTCCCACCGCCGCTGGGACAACGGGCGGGTGACCCTGCGACCAGTGGTGCAGCTGATTGACATCATGAAGGACCTGACCCGGCTCTCCCAGGACCTGCAGCACAGCGGCGTGCACCTGGACTGCGGTGGGCTCCGGCTCAGCCGCCCGCCTGCCCCGCCACCCGGCGACCTCCAGTACAGCTTCttctcctcccccagcctggccaaCAGCATCCGCAGCCCCGAGGAGCGGGCCACCCCCCATGCCAAGTCGGAACGGCCCAGCCACCCCCTCTatgagcctgagcctgagcctagGGAGAGTCCCCCGCCTGGCCAAGGCCATAGTCCCGGAGCCACGGCTGCAGCCCCCGCGCTGCCCCCAGAGCCGGAGCCGGACGGCCCTGATTACTCGGAGCTCGCGGACGCCGACATCCTCAGTGAGCTGGCCTCCCTTACGTGCCCTGAGGCCCAGCTGCtggaggcccaagcccttgagccccctTCTCCAGAGCCGGAGCCTCAGCTCCTGGACCCCCAGCCCCGCTTTCTGGACCCACAGGCTCTAGAGCCGCTCGGGGAAGCTTTGGAGCTGCCACCCCTGCAGCCGCTTGCCGATCCGTTGGGGCTGCCGCCTCTGACACTGCAGGCCCTGGACACCCTGCCTGACTCCCTGGAATCGCAGCTGCTCGACCCTCAGGCGCTCGACCCCTTGCCCAAGTTGCTGGACGTCCCGGGTCGCCGTCTGGAGCCTCAGCAGCCCCTGGGGCACTGCCCGCTGGCGGAGCCCTTGCGCCTGGACTTGTGCTCACCCCACGGCCCCCCTGGGCCTGAGGGCCACCCCAAGTACGCCTTGCGGCGCACTGATAGGCCAAAGATTCTGTGTCGCCGGCGGAAAGCCGGACGGGGGCGCAAGGCAGACGCTGGACCCGAGGGCCGCCTGCTGCCCCTGCCTATGCCCACAGGGCTGGCGGCTGCCCTggctgagccccctccccccccaccgcCTCCACCGCCTCCTGCGCTGCCGGGCCcgggcccagtcccagtcccggAGCTGGAGCCGGAATCTTCCCAGACGCCTATGGTCCCCAGCCGCAAAGGCAAGTGCCGGGGTGTGCGGCGCATGGTGGTGAAGATGGCCAAGATCCCTGTGTCGCTGGGCCGGCGGAACAAGACCACGTACAAAGTGTCATCCCTGAGCAGCAGCCTGAGCGTGGAGGGCAAGGAGCTGGGCCTCCGCGTGTCTGCGGAGCCCACGCCCCTGCTGAAGATGAAGAACAACGGCCGGAACGTGGTGGTGGTCTTCCCGCCCGGCGAGATGCCCATCATCCTCAAACGCAAGCGCGGTCGTCCCCCGAAGAACCTGCTGCTGGGTCCCGGTAAGCCCAAAGAGCCGGCCGTGGTGGCCGCCGAGACGGCCACTGTGGCAGCAGCCACCATGGCCATGCCAGAGGTGAAGAAGCGACGGAGGAGGAAGCAGAAGCTGGCATCGCCTCAGCCGTCCTATGCGGCCGACGCCAACGACAGCAAGGCTGAGTACTCGGACGTGCTGGCCAAGCTGGCCTTCCTGAACCGCCAAAGCCAGTGCGCCGGGCGGTGCTCGCCGCCCCGCTGCTGGACACCCAGCGAGCCCGAGTCAGTGCaccaggcccctgacacccagagCATCTCCCACTTCCTGCATCGCGTGCAGGGCTTCCGGCGGCGCGGGGGCAAAGCAGGCGGTTTcggcggccggggcgggggccaCGCGGCCAAGGCAGCCCGGTGCTCCTTCAGTGACTTCTTCGAGGGCATCGGCAAGAAGAAGaaggtggtggcagtggcaggcGCCGGGCTCGGGGCCCCCGGCCTCACTGAGCTGGGGCACCCACGCAAGCGGGGCCGGGGGGAGGTGGACGCCGTGACTGGGAAACCCAAGCGCAAAAGGCGGTCCCGGAAGAATGGGACTCTGTTCCCGGAGCAGGTGCCCGGTGGCCCCGGCTTCGGGGAGGCGGGCGCTGAGTGGGCCGGAGACAAGGCCGGCGGCTGGGCCCCTCACCATGGGCACCCAGGTGGGCAGGCCGGCCGAAACTGCGGGTTTCAGGGGACCGAGGCCCGGGTCTTTGCCTCCTCGGGGCTGGAGAGTGGGGCCTCGGGCCGAGGCAGCTATTATGGCACGGGCACACCCTCGGGCCAGAGCGAGCTCAGCCAGGAGCGCCAGAACCTCTTCACTGGCTACTTCCGCTCACTGCTCGACTCCGATGACTCCTCCGACCTCTTGGACTTCGCGCTCTCAGCCTCTCGCCCAGAGTCCCGGAAGGCATCAGGCACCTACGCGGGGCCGCCCACCAGCGCCCTGCCTGCTCAGCGGGGCCTGGCCACTTTCCCCAGTCGGGGAACCAAAGCCAGCCCGGTGGCAGTGGGCagcagcggggctggggcagACCCCTCCTTCCAGCCTGTCCTGCCCTCTCGCCAGACTTTCCCGCCGGGCCGGGCTGCGAGCTATGGGATAACCCCGGCCACCTCAGACTGCCGGGCGGCCGAGACCTTCCCCAAGCTGGCTCCCCCACCCTCAGCCGTGGCCCGTTCGCCCACGGCCCACCCGCCTGCCAACACCTACCCACCCCAGTATGGCGGCTATGGGACTGGACAGAGCGTTTTCGCCCCTGCTAAGCCCTTCACGGGCCAAGACTGTGCAAACAGCAAGGACTGCAGCTTCGCCTACGGCAGCGGCAACAGCCTGCCCGCCTCGCCCAGCAGCGCCCACAGCGCTGGCTATGCCCCACCGCCGACCgggggcccctgcctgccacccagCAAGGCCTCCTTCTTCAACAGCTCCGAGGCGGCCCCCTTCTCCGGCTCCGCCCCGACACCCCTGCGTTGTGACAGCCGGGCCAGCACCGTCTCGCCCGGTGGCTACATGGTGCCCAAGGGCACCACGGCTTCTGCCGCCTCTGCAGCCTCTGCcgcctcctcctcgtcctcctctttCCAGCCCTCGCCCGAGAACTGTCGTCAGTTTGCGGGGGCTTCTCAGTGGCCTTTCCGGCAGGGCTATGGGGGCCTGGACTGGGCCTCCGAGGCCTTTAGTCAACTCTACAATCCCACTTTCGACTGCCACGTCAGTGAGCCCAACGTGATCCTGGACATCTCCAACTACACGCCCCAGAAGGTGAAGCAGCAGACGGCCGTGTCCGAGACCTTCTCGGAGTCGTCCTCCGACAGCACCCAGTTCAGTCAGCCCGTgggtggcggtggcggcggcggcttcCGGCGTGCCAACAGCGAGGCCTCGAGCAGCGAGGGCCAGTCGAGCCTGTCCAGCCTGGAGAAGCTGATGATGGACTGGAACGAGGCCTCCTCCGCCCCCGGCTACAACTGGAACCAGAGTGTCCTCTTCCAGAGCAGCTCCAAGCCGGGCCGTGGACGGCGGAAGAAGGTGGACCTGTTCGAGGCCTCGCACCTCGGCTTCCCGACGTccgccccagctgctgcctcgGGTTACCCGTCCAAACGCAGTACCGGGCCCCGGCAGCCACGGGGAGGGCGGGGCGGTGGGGCCTGCTCCGCCAAGAaggagcggggcggggcggcggccaAAGCCAAGTTCATCCCCAAGCCTCAGCCCGTCAACCCACTGTTCCAGGACAGTCCGGACCTCGGCCTGGACTATTACAGCGGGGACAGCAGCATGTCCCCACTCCCCTCGCAGTCGAGGGCCTTCGGCGTGGGAGAGCGAGACCCCTGTGACTTCATGGGACCCTACTCCATGAACCCGTCCACGCCTTCTGACGGCACCTTTGGCCAGGGCTTCCATTGTGACTCGCCCAGCCTGGGTGCCCCTGAGCTCGATGGCAAGCACTTCCCGCCGCTGGCCCACCCACCCACGGTGTTCGATGCTGGCCTGCAGAAGGCATACTCGCCCACCTGCTCGCCCACGCTGGGCTTCAAGGAAGAACTGCGGCCGCCGCCCACAAAGCTGACTGCCTGCGAGCCTCTCAAGCACGGGCTCCAGGGGGCCAGCCTGGGCCACACGGCTGCAGCTCAGGCCCACCTGAGCTGCCGGGacctgcccctgggccagccccactACGACTCCCCCAGCTGCAAGGGCACAGCCTATTGGTACCCGCCAGGCTCAGCTGCCCGCAGCCCGCCCTATGAAGGCAAGGTAGGGGCAGGACTGCTTGCTGACTTCCTGGGCAGGACGGAGGCCGCGTGCCTCAGTGCCCCCCACCTGGCTAGCCCACCGGCCACGCCCAAGGCCGACAAAGAGCCACTGGAGATGGCCCGGCCGCCCGGCCCACCCCGTggccctgctgcagctgctgctggctaTGGCTGTCCTCTCCTTAGTGACTTGACCCTCTCCCCTGTGCCGAGGGACTCGCTGCTGCCCCTGCAGGACAGCGCCTACAGGTATCCGGGCTTTATGCCGCAGGCGCATCCTGGCCTGGGTGGGGGCCCCAAGAGCGGCTTCCTGGGGCCCATGGCAGAACCTCACCCTGAGGACACATTCACCGTCACCTCCCTGTAG